The following coding sequences lie in one Rhinolophus ferrumequinum isolate MPI-CBG mRhiFer1 chromosome 16, mRhiFer1_v1.p, whole genome shotgun sequence genomic window:
- the BLOC1S2 gene encoding biogenesis of lysosome-related organelles complex 1 subunit 2 → MRMRMHPRTGSTAGPSMAAATESVPATQREEPVRDDAAVETAEEAKEPAEADITELCRDMFSKMATYLTGELTATSEDYKLLENMNKLTSLKYLEMKDIAINISRNLKDLNQKYAELQPYLDQINVIEEQVAALEQAAYKLDAYSKKLEAKYKKLEKR, encoded by the exons ATGCGCATGCGCATGCATCCCAGAACCGGAAGCACCGCGGGGCCCAGCATGGCGGCGGCAACAGAAAGTGTCCCCGCGACCCAACGGGAGGAGCCGGTTCGAG ACGATGCCGCCGTGGAGACAGCTGAGGAAGCCAAGGAGCCCGCTGAGGCTGACATCACCGAGCTCTGCCGGGACATGTTCTCCAAAATGGCAACTTACCTGACTGGGGAACTGACGG ccACCAGCGAAGACTATAAGCTcctggaaaatatgaataaactaaCCAGCCTGAAATATCTTGAAATGAAAGATATCGCTATAAACATTAGTAGAAACTTAAAGGACTTAAACCAGAAGT ATGCTGAACTGCAGCCTTATCTGGATCAGATCAATGTAATTGAGGAGCAGGTAGCAGCTCTTGAGCAGGCAGCCTACAAGTTGGATGCATATTCAAAAAAACTGg AAGCCAAGTACAAGAAGCTGGAAAAGCGATGA